One stretch of Pseudomonas azotoformans DNA includes these proteins:
- a CDS encoding CitMHS family transporter: protein MLIFLSYAMIVCFMYLIMSKRLSPLVALLLVPILFGCLGGFATQLGGMMYDGVKMLAPTGIMLTFAILYFCMMTDAGLFNPLIKVLLRLVKGDPRKIVVGTAVLGLCVGLDGDGATTYIIATAAFLPLYRLTGIRLQVMATVLLLAIGVMNILPWAGPFSRAASAMHVDITELFLQMVPIMIAGGVWVIFAAWWLGRMEYRRLGIVSVSEDKVLEGYAHVRLSDPKFLFNVVLTVALISSMMLSLMPLPILFMVAFGLGCLINYPTLKQQKEVIGRHADNVLAVTLLIFAAGIFVGIMGGTGMIKAISDNLIAILPEQAGHGMSVITALLSMPFTYVLTNDAFYFGVLPILAETAAHYGIGPHEMAIASLIGQPVHLLSPLVASTYLLCGLLDIDYGDNQRVSLKWTFGTVLVMLIAAIATGAITVIN from the coding sequence ATGTTGATCTTTCTGAGCTACGCCATGATCGTCTGCTTCATGTACCTGATCATGAGCAAGCGCCTTTCACCGCTGGTGGCGCTGCTGCTGGTGCCGATCCTCTTCGGTTGCCTCGGCGGTTTCGCCACGCAACTGGGCGGCATGATGTACGACGGCGTGAAGATGCTCGCCCCCACCGGCATCATGTTGACCTTCGCAATCCTGTATTTCTGCATGATGACCGACGCCGGTCTGTTCAACCCGCTGATCAAGGTGCTGTTGCGGCTGGTCAAGGGCGACCCGCGCAAGATCGTTGTCGGCACCGCCGTGCTGGGGTTGTGCGTCGGCCTGGACGGCGACGGCGCAACCACGTACATCATCGCCACAGCAGCTTTTTTGCCGCTGTATCGTCTGACCGGCATTCGTTTGCAGGTCATGGCCACCGTGCTACTGCTGGCCATCGGGGTGATGAACATCCTGCCGTGGGCCGGGCCGTTTTCGCGAGCGGCCAGTGCCATGCACGTCGACATCACCGAGCTGTTTTTACAGATGGTTCCCATCATGATTGCTGGCGGTGTATGGGTGATTTTTGCCGCCTGGTGGCTAGGTCGAATGGAATACCGCCGTTTGGGTATTGTCAGCGTCAGCGAAGACAAGGTGCTCGAAGGCTACGCACACGTTCGCCTGAGCGACCCGAAATTTCTGTTCAATGTGGTCCTGACGGTCGCCCTCATCAGCTCGATGATGCTCAGCCTGATGCCGCTGCCGATCCTGTTCATGGTCGCCTTCGGCCTGGGTTGCCTGATCAACTACCCGACGCTCAAACAGCAGAAGGAAGTCATCGGTCGGCACGCCGACAACGTGCTGGCCGTGACCCTGCTGATTTTTGCGGCGGGCATCTTCGTCGGCATCATGGGCGGCACCGGGATGATCAAGGCTATCTCCGATAACCTGATCGCCATCCTGCCAGAGCAGGCTGGCCACGGCATGTCAGTCATCACCGCGCTGCTCAGCATGCCGTTCACCTACGTCCTGACCAACGACGCGTTCTATTTTGGAGTGCTGCCCATCCTCGCCGAAACCGCTGCCCACTACGGCATCGGCCCCCACGAAATGGCCATCGCCTCGTTGATCGGCCAGCCAGTGCACCTGCTCAGCCCGCTGGTGGCCTCCACCTACCTACTGTGCGGGCTGCTGGACATTGACTATGGCGATAACCAGCGGGTCTCGCTGAAGTGGACCTTCGGCACCGTGCTGGTGATGTTGATCGCGGCCATCGCAACTGGCGCGATCACGGTCATAAACTGA